One genomic region from bacterium encodes:
- a CDS encoding inositol monophosphatase family protein has product MQRLGKEREEAIAAARAAAVVLMRHFGAIQREQIDLKGAADFVTFVDKSSEQLIIDRLSRAFPAHSFYAEESSRADGGGCRWIIDPLDGTTNYIHAIPVFSISIALEVEGEIQFGLVLDPVRDELFTAEKGDGATCNGAAIAVSATTEPGRSLLATGFPFKQKHHLDIYLEAFRALFLQVSGVRRLGSAALDLCYVACGRFEGYWEMGLSPWDAAAASLILTEAGGRISDFSGGDRAVWSGNVVASNGRLHEMMLQVTRRHLAPLVAGA; this is encoded by the coding sequence ATGCAACGACTTGGCAAGGAACGGGAGGAGGCCATCGCCGCAGCGCGCGCAGCCGCCGTTGTACTGATGCGCCACTTCGGCGCCATTCAAAGGGAGCAGATCGATCTCAAGGGGGCGGCAGATTTCGTCACCTTTGTCGACAAGAGTTCGGAACAGCTGATCATCGACCGGCTGAGCCGTGCCTTTCCCGCTCATTCCTTTTATGCAGAGGAATCAAGCCGGGCGGATGGCGGTGGTTGCCGCTGGATTATCGATCCCCTCGATGGCACCACCAATTACATTCATGCCATCCCGGTTTTTTCGATCTCGATCGCCCTGGAGGTGGAGGGCGAAATCCAGTTCGGGCTGGTGCTGGATCCGGTACGCGATGAACTCTTCACCGCTGAGAAGGGGGACGGAGCAACCTGTAACGGTGCGGCCATCGCGGTTTCGGCCACCACAGAGCCCGGGCGAAGCCTTCTGGCCACGGGATTCCCCTTCAAACAGAAACACCATCTGGACATCTACCTCGAGGCCTTCCGCGCGCTCTTCCTGCAAGTCAGCGGCGTTCGTCGCCTCGGCTCGGCCGCCCTGGATCTCTGTTATGTGGCCTGCGGCCGGTTTGAGGGCTATTGGGAGATGGGCCTTTCGCCCTGGGATGCCGCGGCAGCGAGCCTGATCCTGACGGAAGCAGGGGGACGGATCAGCGATTTCAGCGGCGGCGATCGGGCGGTATGGAGCGGGAATGTGGTGGCTTCCAACGGACGGCTGCATGAGATGATGCTGCAGGTTACGCGCCGCCACCTTGCACCGCTGGTTGCCGGAGCCTGA
- a CDS encoding metal-dependent hydrolase produces the protein MPDLVTHTFAAWLLARPERWRKVRLFFFVGAILPDIISRPIYILQPRWQGYTVALHTPLFALLCALLLAEFMAPALRCAARIAISAGILLHFVLDLMQSHLGAGYYWFFPFSWRSFELGWFWPETTVSWIPLWLGLMAAAEAMLWWRRSRHSSGV, from the coding sequence ATGCCAGACCTGGTGACCCATACCTTCGCGGCCTGGCTGCTGGCACGGCCCGAGCGCTGGCGCAAGGTACGGCTTTTTTTCTTCGTCGGCGCCATTCTGCCCGACATCATCTCCCGCCCCATTTATATTCTTCAACCCCGCTGGCAGGGCTATACGGTCGCCCTGCATACCCCTCTGTTCGCCCTCCTTTGCGCTCTGCTGCTCGCCGAATTCATGGCGCCGGCGCTGCGCTGCGCCGCCCGTATCGCAATCAGCGCCGGGATACTCCTCCACTTCGTCCTCGACTTGATGCAGAGCCATCTCGGCGCCGGCTACTACTGGTTTTTCCCTTTTTCCTGGCGGAGCTTCGAGCTGGGCTGGTTCTGGCCCGAGACGACGGTCTCGTGGATTCCGCTCTGGCTGGGGCTGATGGCGGCGGCGGAAGCGATGCTTTGGTGGCGCCGATCCCGGCATTCTTCCGGTGTATGA
- a CDS encoding M23 family metallopeptidase, which produces MSNKQLKLLYFSLGGTELKEISLGWKKIVGIIALGIATIVLVVVVSASLINLLYSDYQMASLSRSNSRLQSLLADMNKQVRTLEAKLQSVEKQDDDLRVFVDLPAINSDIKKMGVGGNINAAAIDLTYGAGNVNQQAFQMKTLLDNLSQRAELAVESRQEIMKEYYNNLRRLKQTPSIRPLGGGRVTDKFGYRLDPFIDRFKHHEGVDFSAPRGTEVYASADGKVVEVVTSYRPNHDYGKYLLIDHGYGRFTRYAHLESILVKPGQTVSRYTLIGRVGDTGRSTGPHLHYEVIVNGKPVDPFQYIMD; this is translated from the coding sequence ATGAGCAACAAACAATTGAAGCTTCTCTATTTCTCTTTGGGGGGTACAGAACTTAAGGAAATTAGTCTAGGCTGGAAAAAAATCGTCGGAATCATTGCGTTAGGTATCGCCACGATCGTGCTGGTGGTTGTGGTCAGTGCCAGTCTGATCAATCTGCTCTACAGCGATTATCAGATGGCCAGCCTCAGCCGCAGTAACAGCCGCTTGCAGTCTCTGCTTGCGGACATGAACAAACAGGTCCGCACGCTCGAAGCCAAACTGCAATCCGTAGAAAAACAGGATGATGATCTGCGCGTTTTTGTCGACCTGCCCGCCATCAACAGCGATATCAAGAAGATGGGGGTTGGTGGAAATATCAACGCTGCGGCCATCGACCTGACCTATGGAGCCGGCAACGTGAACCAGCAGGCCTTCCAGATGAAGACCCTGCTGGACAACCTCTCGCAACGTGCGGAATTGGCCGTGGAGAGCCGCCAGGAGATCATGAAAGAGTATTACAATAACCTGCGGCGCTTGAAACAAACCCCATCCATAAGGCCTTTGGGCGGTGGCAGAGTAACGGATAAATTCGGGTACCGGCTCGATCCCTTTATCGACCGGTTCAAACATCACGAAGGTGTCGATTTTTCTGCCCCCCGCGGCACCGAAGTGTACGCCAGCGCCGATGGCAAAGTGGTTGAAGTGGTCACCAGCTACCGGCCCAATCATGACTACGGCAAATATTTGCTGATCGATCATGGTTATGGGCGCTTCACCCGCTATGCCCATCTCGAATCCATCTTGGTAAAGCCCGGCCAGACCGTCAGCCGCTATACCTTGATTGGCCGCGTTGGCGACACCGGACGCTCTACCGGTCCCCACCTCCATTACGAGGTGATCGTGAATGGCAAGCCCGTGGATCCTTTCCAGTACATCATGGACTAG
- a CDS encoding RNA polymerase sigma factor RpoD/SigA — protein MLFQIANVEDSLDRYLREINEIPLLTAGEEIELAGRIRSGDQEALELLTKSNLRFVVSVAKQYQNQGLSLGDLINEGNLGLLKAATRFDESRGFKFISYAVWWIRQSILQALAEQSRIVRIPLNRIGALNKIEKLFSSLEQEYEREPTNEELAEEMDMSPADISDLMSNTSKQLSLDAPIDEEEENKLMDVIEDYEMPAPDSQLQAESLRIEIERALASLDSREAEVIRLYFGLGMEHPLTLEEIGQRFVLTRERVRQIKEKALRRLRHNSRSNLLRKYLG, from the coding sequence ATGCTTTTTCAGATCGCGAACGTCGAGGACTCCCTCGACCGCTATTTACGCGAAATCAACGAGATTCCCCTCCTCACCGCCGGTGAAGAGATCGAACTGGCAGGCCGCATCCGCTCTGGTGATCAGGAAGCGTTGGAGCTCCTCACCAAGTCCAATCTCCGATTCGTCGTCAGCGTCGCTAAACAGTATCAGAACCAGGGCCTCTCCCTCGGCGATCTCATCAATGAAGGCAATCTCGGCCTGCTCAAAGCGGCTACGCGCTTCGACGAAAGCCGCGGCTTCAAGTTCATCTCCTATGCCGTATGGTGGATCCGCCAGTCTATCCTTCAGGCTCTCGCCGAACAGTCCCGCATCGTCCGCATACCGCTTAACCGGATCGGCGCCCTCAACAAGATCGAAAAGCTCTTCTCCTCGCTCGAACAGGAATACGAACGCGAGCCCACCAACGAAGAGCTGGCCGAAGAGATGGACATGAGCCCCGCCGACATCTCCGACCTGATGAGCAACACCAGCAAACAACTCTCCCTCGATGCCCCGATCGATGAAGAGGAGGAGAACAAGCTGATGGACGTCATCGAGGACTATGAGATGCCCGCGCCCGATTCGCAACTTCAGGCGGAATCCCTGCGCATCGAGATCGAGCGCGCCCTCGCCTCCCTCGACAGCCGCGAAGCCGAGGTCATCCGCCTCTATTTCGGCCTCGGCATGGAACACCCCCTCACCCTCGAGGAGATCGGCCAGCGCTTCGTCCTCACCCGCGAACGCGTCCGGCAGATCAAGGAAAAAGCCCTCCGCCGCCTGCGTCATAACTCCCGCAGCAACCTTCTGCGTAAATATTTGGGCTGA